The Kosakonia sacchari SP1 genome includes a window with the following:
- a CDS encoding cell envelope integrity TolA C-terminal domain-containing protein, translating to MKKFLLLILLGTVVAGCTPLHPSGCHKTTALGSCDSGRFTDQDEYGKQARAIKNAIESQLSDRSGWKGKKCRLHLEFAYDGKLNNIETREGNKAYCAALKTAAQRAVFPAFPSQRIYQAFESSRFMMVGE from the coding sequence ATGAAGAAGTTTTTACTGCTGATACTTCTGGGCACTGTAGTGGCAGGTTGCACACCGCTTCACCCCTCCGGTTGCCATAAAACCACTGCGCTTGGCAGTTGCGACTCCGGGCGCTTTACCGACCAGGATGAGTACGGGAAACAGGCCCGCGCGATAAAGAACGCTATCGAATCTCAGCTTAGCGATCGTTCTGGCTGGAAAGGGAAAAAATGCCGCTTACATCTGGAATTTGCCTATGATGGCAAACTGAACAATATCGAGACCAGAGAAGGGAATAAAGCTTACTGTGCAGCGTTGAAAACCGCAGCTCAACGCGCGGTATTCCCGGCATTTCCTTCTCAGCGGATTTATCAGGCATTCGAGAGCTCCCGCTTCATGATGGTGGGCGAATAG